A region of Puniceicoccales bacterium DNA encodes the following proteins:
- a CDS encoding DJ-1/PfpI family protein has protein sequence MKKKAVVIVGNGFEEIELVAPVDMLCRAGSDVRILSIDDKIVVGANNISMVANGLLKDYEYDKPDCLFIPGGPWILRARYDENILGLVKEHHGHRLLLAAICAAPLILSTAGVLDDHEYTSHFSIKLEGSDETKPVVVDKNIITGRGPGAALEFAVAIVTKLYGQTTAFGVSNAMCLTLAK, from the coding sequence ATGAAAAAGAAGGCTGTTGTTATTGTAGGCAATGGATTTGAAGAAATTGAGTTAGTGGCGCCGGTGGATATGCTATGCCGGGCTGGTAGCGATGTTAGGATTTTGTCCATAGATGACAAGATCGTTGTCGGAGCTAACAATATTTCGATGGTGGCAAATGGATTGTTAAAAGATTATGAATATGACAAGCCGGACTGCCTTTTTATCCCAGGTGGACCATGGATTCTTAGGGCTAGGTATGATGAAAATATCCTGGGTCTTGTGAAAGAGCACCATGGCCATAGGTTGCTTTTGGCAGCAATCTGTGCAGCTCCATTGATACTGAGTACTGCCGGAGTATTGGATGACCATGAATATACGTCACATTTTTCGATAAAATTGGAAGGTTCCGATGAAACCAAGCCAGTGGTGGTGGATAAAAATATCATCACCGGAAGAGGCCCAGGTGCAGCTCTAGAATTTGCTGTGGCTATTGTAACAAAACTCTATGGCCAGACCACAGCTTTCGGAGTGTCAAATGCCATGTGCCTGACATTGGCAAAGTGA